AATATAACACACGATGAGGGGGCAGGTCTTGTCTTTTTCTATAGAAGAAAACAAGACCTGCCCCCCTTACATACATCAACTCGAAATTTAGAATTCTTCTATTGGCAGGAAAGATATCGATGGTTATGGTCGGAGAAATATATCCAGAAAAGACGCGCATTCTCGCCCCCTGGTGCCGGTAATTCGTTTGTATAAGCAACATTAACGAGATCATTCACCCCCTTAACGTACCACACGCTCCAACCAGTTGACCATTGAATCTGGTAGGCAATAATGTCCTTACGGATTAACGTCTGATCAAGTCGCCGATTAAGAGTCTCAACGCCACCGGTGTTCCATCGAGCATCAGGAGGCAGGGTGCCTGTCATCTTACATATTTCTTGAGTTGCGGCGTTGTTAATAGCCGTATCGGCGTTTGCGAAC
The window above is part of the Gammaproteobacteria bacterium genome. Proteins encoded here:
- a CDS encoding conserved exported hypothetical protein (Evidence 4 : Unknown function but conserved in other organisms), with the protein product MMKSKIVIVVLMLTASMFANADTAINNAATQEICKMTGTLPPDARWNTGGVETLNRRLDQTLIRKDIIAYQIQWSTGWSVWYVKGVNDLVNVAYTNELPAPGGENARLFWIYFSDHNHRYLSCQ